A genomic stretch from Leptospira licerasiae serovar Varillal str. VAR 010 includes:
- a CDS encoding SRPBCC domain-containing protein, producing the protein MNPQTIVTSIEIQASPEKIWSIFTDFSKFPSWNPFLKRILGKPVQDGTIIVFDYYFTGVYLPTKALIYELTNSKSISWKGAFPLFFKYMFAGDHRFTFEKITPGRTKFSHTAILSGIMPSVFSSHIQTAVRNSHIKMNQKLKELSEDNF; encoded by the coding sequence ATGAATCCTCAAACAATCGTCACCTCGATAGAAATCCAGGCATCTCCTGAAAAAATATGGAGTATTTTTACCGACTTCTCCAAATTTCCTTCTTGGAATCCGTTCTTAAAAAGGATTCTCGGCAAACCGGTGCAAGACGGAACGATTATTGTTTTCGATTATTATTTTACGGGAGTGTATTTGCCTACTAAGGCATTGATATACGAACTCACCAATTCTAAATCCATATCTTGGAAAGGTGCCTTCCCACTCTTTTTCAAATACATGTTTGCCGGAGATCATCGTTTCACTTTCGAAAAGATCACCCCAGGACGCACCAAATTCAGCCATACTGCGATCTTATCAGGGATTATGCCTAGTGTATTTAGTTCGCATATCCAAACCGCAGTACGTAATTCACATATAAAAATGAACCAAAAGTTAAAAGAGTTAAGCGAAGATAATTTTTAA